A single region of the Sus scrofa isolate TJ Tabasco breed Duroc chromosome 16, Sscrofa11.1, whole genome shotgun sequence genome encodes:
- the SNX18 gene encoding sorting nexin-18 isoform X2, which yields MALRARALYDFRSENPGEISLREHEVLSLCSEQDIEGWLEGVNSRGDRGLFPASYVQVIRAPEPGPAGDGGPGVPARYANVPPGGFEPLPAAPPASFKPPPDAFQPLLQPQQAPPPSTFQPPGSGFPYGGGALQPSPQQLYSGGYQASQGSDDDWDDEWDDSSTVADEPGALGSGAYPDLDGSSGGVGAAGRYSLSTRSDLSLGSRGGSVPPQHHPSGAKSSATVSRNLNRFSTFVKSGGEAFVLGEASGFVKDGDKLCVVLGPYGPEWQENPYPFQCTIDDPTKQTKFKGMKSYISYKLVPTHTQVPVHRRYKHFDWLYARLAEKFPVISVPHLPEKQATGRFEEDFISKRRKGLIWWMNHMASHPVLAQCDVFQHFLTCPSSTDEKAWKQGKRKAEKDEMVGANFFLTLSTPPAAALDLQEVESKIDGFKCFTKKMDDSALQLNHTANEFARKQVTGFKKEYQKVGQSFRGLSQAFELDQQAFSVGLNQAIAFTGDAYDAIGELFAEQPRQDLDPVMDLLALYQGHLANFPDIIHVQKGSQQPLKV from the exons ATGGCGCTGCGTGCCCGGGCGCTGTATGACTTCAGGTCGGAAAACCCGGGGGAGATCTCGCTACGGGAGCATGAGGTGCTGAGCTTGTGCAGCGAGCAGGACATCGAAGGCTGGCTCGAGGGGGTCAACAGCCGCGGAGACCGCGGCCTTTTCCCAGCCTCGTACGTGCAGGTGATCCGCGCCCCTGAGCCCGGCCCGGCGGGTGACGGCGGCCCGGGCGTTCCTGCCCGCTACGCCAACGTACCACCCGGCGGCTTCGAGCCCTTGCCCGCCGCGCCGCCCGCCTCTTTCAAGCCGCCGCCGGACGCCTTCCAGCCACTACTGCAGCCGCAGCAGGCGCCGCCGCCAAGCACCTTCCAGCCGCCAGGCTCCGGTTTCCCTTACGGCGGGGGCGCCCTGCAGCCTTCGCCGCAGCAGCTTTACAGTGGCGGCTACCAGGCCAGCCAGGGCAGCGACGATGACTGGGACGACGAGTGGGACGACAGCTCCACGGTGGCTGACGAGCCGGGCGCGCTGGGCAGCGGCGCGTACCCGGACCTCGACGGCTCTTCTGGGGGCGTCGGCGCGGCGGGACGCTACAGCCTTTCCACGCGCTCCGATCTGTCTCTGGGCTCCCGCGGTGGCTCGGTGCCGCCGCAGCATCACCCGTCGGGGGCTAAGAGCTCTGCCACCGTGAGCCGAAACCTCAACCGTTTCTCCACCTTCGTCAAGTCCGGCGGGGAGGCCTTCGTGCTGGGCGAGGCGTCCGGCTTCGTGAAGGACGGGGACAAACTGTGCGTGGTGCTGGGGCCCTACGGCCCTGAGTGGCAAGAGAATCCCTACCCCTTCCAGTGCACCATCGACGACCCCACCAAACAGACCAAGTTCAAGGGCATGAAGAGCTACATCTCCTACAAGTTGGTGCCCACGCATACTCAGGTGCCTGTGCATCGGCGCTACAAGCACTTCGACTGGCTCTATGCGCGTCTGGCGGAGAAATTCCCCGTCATCTCGGTGCCCCATCTGCCCGAGAAGCAGGCCACTGGCCGTTTCGAAGAGGACTTCATCTCCAAACGCAGGAAGGGCCTGATCTGGTGGATGAACCACATGGCCAGTCACCCGGTGCTGGCGCAGTGCGATGTCTTCCAGCACTTCCTGACGTGTCCCAGCAGCACCGACGAGAAGGCCTGGAAACAGGGCAAGAGGAAGGCGGAGAAGGACGAGATGGTGGGCGCCAACTTCTTCCTGACCCTTAGCAcaccccccgccgccgccctTGACCTGCAGGAGGTGGAGAGCAAGATCGATGGCTTCAAGTGCTTCACCAAGAAGATGGACGACAGCGCGCTGCAGCTCAACCACACAGCCAACGAGTTCGCGCGCAAGCAGGTGACGGGCTTCAAGAAGGAGTATCAGAAGGTGGGCCAGTCCTTCCGGGGCCTCAGCCAGGCCTTTGAGCTGGACCAGCAGGCCTTCTCCGTCGGCCTGAACCAGGCCATCGCCTTCACCGGAGATGCCTACGACGCCATCGGCGAGCTCTTCGCCGAGCAGCCCAGGCAGGACCTGGACCCTGTCATGGACCTGTTAGCGCTGTATCAGGGGCATCTGGCCAACTTCCCCGACATCATCCACGTTCAGAAAG GCAGTCAACAGCCACTAAAGGTTTGA